The following are from one region of the Crocinitomicaceae bacterium genome:
- a CDS encoding T9SS type A sorting domain-containing protein has translation NDPNFDNYYRFQGYQVYQLLNDDVSSTDLGDLSLARLVFQCDVKDTISKLVNYTYDSDMGASIPTVMVDGNNEGIRHSFNVTEDLFATGDRTLVNFKTYYYMVIAYASNQFKKYDPTDPLYLNGQKIPYLASRKASIGEIKVYEAMPHHPASENGGTIFSVPYGYELPVTRIDGWGNGGLWTNITPESEAEILENNQVNELSYTTGAGPVKITVIDPLNLPAADFELYFQHDASGDLDSANWYIIQSGTTDTIHSDHPIHFANEQIIPEWGISVSIEQIAYEDGNMSYMNWKTKPIDARIEFADSSKRWLMGVPDDDQYYPTNWIRSGTYIPQDDECIGGELYNPCYYKDKNLDADENYEKLLGGTVAPFKLVGSEFIGMPLGYPDVSYDTEVNPTSWFTPAVAQNQTSFADVHGVDIVITADKSKWTRCPVIETCHVSGQAYGGSSICKLRYSNSVDQNGNQESGTGMGWFPGYAIDVETGQRLNMAFGENSWLNGSNGEDMMWNPTDEFFDNIGEPLFGGSHAIYVFGVDVGGSDMPVYDEGEWLYAQLQNETASSYIKAWKNCQWIMMPIVMPGHDLLETDVRISLRVEHPYQEKNFTGINDGLPAYRFSTNGLQTLTDQNQTAIESLSRIKVVPNPYYAYSSYEKSGVENRVRITNLPEVCAITIFNMSGQLVKRFDKDNELSFIDWNLVNHVGIPIASGVYLIHVNVPGVGETIIKWYGAMRQLDIHNL, from the coding sequence CAATGATCCAAACTTTGATAATTATTACCGTTTTCAAGGATATCAGGTTTATCAGTTGTTGAATGATGATGTGTCTTCTACTGATTTGGGTGACTTGAGTTTGGCGCGTTTGGTTTTTCAATGTGATGTAAAAGATACTATTTCAAAATTGGTAAACTATACCTATGATAGTGATATGGGCGCTTCAATTCCTACCGTAATGGTTGATGGAAACAATGAAGGAATTCGTCATTCATTTAATGTAACAGAAGATTTGTTTGCTACCGGAGACCGAACTCTGGTGAATTTCAAAACCTATTATTACATGGTGATCGCGTATGCTTCAAATCAATTTAAAAAATATGATCCAACAGATCCTCTTTATCTGAACGGACAAAAAATTCCTTATCTCGCAAGTAGAAAAGCATCCATTGGAGAAATTAAAGTATATGAAGCCATGCCACATCATCCTGCATCAGAAAATGGAGGAACAATTTTTAGCGTGCCTTATGGATATGAATTGCCTGTAACACGCATTGATGGTTGGGGAAACGGTGGTTTATGGACGAATATCACACCAGAGTCAGAAGCTGAAATTTTAGAAAATAATCAAGTGAATGAACTGAGTTATACCACCGGTGCGGGTCCGGTTAAAATTACGGTGATTGATCCGCTGAATTTACCTGCGGCTGATTTTGAATTATATTTTCAGCATGATGCATCCGGAGATTTAGATTCTGCCAATTGGTACATTATTCAAAGCGGTACAACAGATACTATTCATTCTGATCATCCAATTCATTTTGCTAATGAGCAAATAATTCCTGAATGGGGTATTTCAGTTTCAATAGAACAAATTGCTTATGAAGATGGAAATATGTCTTACATGAATTGGAAAACAAAACCCATTGATGCGCGCATAGAATTTGCAGACTCATCAAAGCGGTGGTTGATGGGGGTGCCGGATGATGATCAATATTATCCAACAAACTGGATTAGGTCAGGCACCTACATTCCGCAAGATGATGAATGTATTGGAGGTGAGTTGTACAATCCATGTTACTACAAAGACAAAAATTTGGACGCAGATGAAAACTATGAAAAATTGTTGGGCGGCACTGTGGCGCCCTTTAAACTGGTAGGGTCTGAATTCATTGGTATGCCACTTGGATATCCTGATGTGTCTTATGATACAGAGGTGAATCCAACATCTTGGTTTACGCCGGCTGTTGCACAAAATCAAACCAGTTTTGCAGATGTGCATGGTGTAGACATTGTGATCACAGCAGATAAATCAAAATGGACCCGTTGTCCGGTGATTGAGACTTGTCATGTTTCAGGTCAGGCTTATGGAGGCTCATCTATTTGCAAACTGCGTTATTCAAATTCGGTTGATCAAAATGGAAATCAAGAAAGCGGAACAGGTATGGGTTGGTTTCCCGGTTACGCGATTGATGTTGAAACAGGTCAGCGCCTCAACATGGCATTTGGTGAAAATTCGTGGCTCAATGGATCAAACGGAGAAGATATGATGTGGAACCCAACAGATGAATTTTTTGATAATATAGGAGAACCACTTTTTGGTGGCAGTCATGCCATTTATGTTTTTGGCGTTGATGTTGGCGGTAGTGATATGCCGGTTTATGATGAGGGAGAATGGCTTTACGCGCAACTACAAAATGAAACGGCATCATCCTACATTAAAGCATGGAAAAATTGCCAGTGGATTATGATGCCAATCGTGATGCCCGGACATGATTTGCTTGAAACTGACGTGAGAATCAGTTTGCGTGTTGAGCATCCTTATCAGGAAAAAAATTTCACCGGTATAAATGATGGTCTTCCTGCATATCGTTTTTCTACTAACGGATTACAAACCCTCACTGATCAAAATCAAACAGCCATTGAATCATTGAGCAGAATTAAAGTTGTTCCTAACCCATATTACGCGTACTCATCTTATGAAAAAAGTGGAGTAGAAAATAGAGTGCGTATCACCAACTTACCTGAGGTATGTGCAATCACTATTTTCAACATGAGCGGGCAATTGGTCAAACGCTTTGACAAAGACAATGAACTTTCATTTATTGATTGGAACTTGGTAAATCACGTCGGTATTCCGATTGCAAGTGGCGTGTATTTGATTCACGTAAATGTGCCGGGTGTTGGTGAAACAATCATCAAATGGTACGGCGCCATGCGTCAGTTGGATATTCATAATTTATAA
- a CDS encoding DUF86 domain-containing protein — translation MDNQIKALLYDILQSIHEIESYFADRPKTFEFYQADIKTKRAIERDLEIIGEAANRILKKDKNFNLENAQKIVGTRNRIIHGYDTISDELIWSIIINHIPKLKSEVTVLLKE, via the coding sequence ATGGATAATCAAATTAAAGCGCTGCTTTATGATATACTACAGTCAATTCATGAAATAGAAAGCTACTTTGCTGATAGACCAAAAACTTTTGAGTTTTATCAAGCCGATATTAAAACCAAAAGGGCTATCGAAAGAGATCTGGAAATCATAGGTGAAGCCGCGAACAGAATATTAAAAAAAGACAAGAATTTTAATCTGGAAAATGCACAGAAAATTGTTGGAACCAGAAATAGAATAATTCATGGTTATGATACCATCTCAGATGAACTCATCTGGAGCATTATCATCAACCATATCCCAAAATTAAAATCAGAAGTTACCGTGCTTCTCAAAGAATAA
- a CDS encoding nucleotidyltransferase domain-containing protein, with amino-acid sequence MRLIEQNMDQINALCLKHKVAKLFAFGSVLTSSFNNKSDIDLIVDFSSINPHDYADNYFDLKMSLEKIFNRNVDLLENQALKNPYLRKSIDETKKLIYG; translated from the coding sequence GTGAGGTTAATAGAACAAAACATGGATCAAATTAATGCGCTCTGCCTTAAGCATAAGGTGGCAAAACTATTCGCTTTTGGATCTGTTTTAACTAGTTCATTTAACAATAAAAGCGACATTGATTTAATTGTGGATTTCTCAAGTATAAACCCACATGATTATGCTGATAATTATTTTGATTTGAAAATGTCATTAGAAAAAATTTTCAATAGAAACGTTGACTTGTTAGAGAATCAAGCGCTTAAAAATCCGTATCTCAGAAAATCCATTGATGAAACAAAAAAGTTAATCTATGGATAA
- a CDS encoding YicC family protein, whose protein sequence is MLESMTGFGKASGTFHQKKITVEIKSLNSKSLDLFLRLSSVYKEKEIDLRKKIGTALDRGKIDCFVTIENSGDLGSGIINQELATMYYQDLEKTSKKIGVNLHDPMSLILRMPDIFANQMQELNDEEWSFIANLVDQALEQHRSFRKNEGQGLEKEFSTRIDNIRRLFLEIPKYESARIAGIKSRIETNLEEFIGGAKVDKNRFEQELIYYIEKIDIAEEKHRLEQHLDYFMQTLAEPTSQGRKLGFITQEIGREINTLGSKSYHSEMQKIVVQMKDELEKIKEQVLNTL, encoded by the coding sequence ATGCTTGAATCCATGACCGGTTTCGGAAAGGCGTCCGGAACGTTTCACCAGAAAAAAATTACCGTTGAAATCAAATCACTCAACAGCAAGAGTCTTGATTTATTTCTGCGCCTTTCATCGGTCTATAAAGAGAAAGAAATTGATTTGCGCAAGAAAATTGGTACTGCACTAGACCGAGGTAAAATTGATTGTTTTGTTACTATTGAAAACAGCGGAGATCTGGGAAGCGGAATCATTAATCAGGAACTTGCGACCATGTATTATCAGGATTTAGAGAAAACAAGTAAAAAAATTGGAGTCAATCTGCATGACCCTATGAGTTTAATTTTGCGCATGCCTGATATTTTTGCCAATCAAATGCAAGAACTCAATGACGAAGAGTGGAGTTTTATTGCAAACCTGGTTGATCAGGCGTTGGAGCAACATCGTTCATTTAGAAAAAATGAAGGACAAGGGTTAGAAAAAGAATTCAGTACCCGCATTGATAATATCCGAAGACTATTTCTTGAAATTCCAAAATATGAGTCTGCGCGCATTGCGGGAATCAAATCACGTATTGAAACAAATCTTGAAGAATTTATTGGTGGAGCCAAAGTAGATAAAAACAGATTTGAACAAGAACTCATTTATTACATTGAAAAAATAGACATTGCTGAAGAGAAACATCGTCTTGAACAGCATTTGGATTACTTTATGCAAACGCTTGCTGAGCCAACATCTCAGGGTAGAAAATTGGGTTTTATCACACAAGAAATTGGTCGTGAAATAAATACCCTTGGTTCTAAATCATATCATTCTGAAATGCAAAAAATTGTAGTGCAAATGAAAGATGAATTAGAAAAAATAAAAGAGCAGGTGTTGAATACGTTGTAG
- a CDS encoding rhomboid family intramembrane serine protease, whose translation MFQSHISRIAFRIALTMLFVMWMVYLIDVGFELHLYKYGILPRKTEGLVGIIAAPFLHSPVDFGHIFNNSIPAFVLTWLLFYHYRTIATQVFLLIFFLTGISMWMLARDSYHIGMSGVIYGLTSFLVLSGFFRKNMRVAAVSLFVIFIYGSMIWGIFPTAVNISWEGHALGFFSGIILAVIYKNKGPQPQKLLYEIQEEQGIEPEDEYWKIDDEKPENSTPEITEENPIPPLQHDPLIIQYIYKKKETEGDLDSEK comes from the coding sequence ATGTTTCAATCTCACATCTCCCGAATTGCATTTCGCATTGCGCTTACCATGTTGTTTGTAATGTGGATGGTTTATTTGATTGATGTGGGTTTTGAATTGCACTTATATAAATATGGAATTCTACCGAGAAAGACAGAAGGGTTAGTTGGAATTATTGCGGCGCCATTTTTACATAGCCCGGTTGATTTTGGGCATATCTTCAACAATTCCATTCCTGCATTTGTTCTCACCTGGTTGCTGTTCTATCATTACCGTACCATTGCAACACAGGTTTTTCTTTTGATCTTTTTTTTAACCGGAATTTCTATGTGGATGCTCGCAAGAGACTCTTATCATATAGGTATGAGTGGGGTAATTTATGGTCTTACTTCTTTTCTGGTGCTAAGTGGATTTTTTAGAAAAAATATGCGCGTTGCTGCAGTTTCTCTTTTTGTCATTTTTATTTATGGTAGTATGATCTGGGGAATTTTTCCAACTGCCGTAAATATTTCTTGGGAAGGGCATGCACTTGGATTTTTTTCAGGAATTATTCTTGCTGTCATCTATAAAAACAAAGGACCTCAGCCACAGAAATTACTCTATGAAATTCAAGAAGAACAAGGCATTGAACCTGAAGATGAATATTGGAAAATTGATGATGAAAAACCTGAAAACTCAACACCTGAAATAACTGAAGAAAATCCAATACCGCCCCTTCAGCATGATCCTTTGATTATTCAGTACATCTATAAGAAAAAAGAAACGGAAGGTGATTTGGATTCTGAAAAATAA
- a CDS encoding ATP-binding protein, whose translation MIQRQAIEKLKDLSRKFKAIAVIGARQSGKTTLVKQVFKNKKYVSLENPDTRNFALSDPRGFLATYPDGAILDEVQRTPEIFSYLQEVLDSSKTKGQFILTGSNNFLLQQSISQSLAGRVGYLQLLPFSLAELKKGKVLPSSDDELMFKGFYPPVYDQKIPPADWCPNYIRTYIERDVRQIKNITDLIVFEKFMRLLAGRNGQELNSTAMATETGVDVKTIQTWIGILESSYIIYLLKPHFKNFNKTIVKRPKIYFYDTSIVCNLLGIQSAQQLATHPLRGAIFESMVITEMTKNRTNAGMAVNLFYWRDKTGYEIDVIIDKAGKLLPVEIKSGQTMNTEFLKNLTYWRKLSKVNKAQLLYAGKENQKRSDGTSILNWREVMKEEI comes from the coding sequence ATGATCCAGCGTCAGGCGATAGAAAAATTAAAAGATTTGAGTAGAAAATTCAAAGCAATTGCTGTTATTGGCGCACGCCAATCAGGCAAAACGACTTTGGTAAAACAGGTTTTTAAAAACAAGAAGTATGTATCGCTTGAAAACCCTGACACCCGGAATTTTGCCCTGAGTGATCCGCGTGGATTTTTAGCAACATATCCGGATGGAGCAATACTGGATGAAGTGCAAAGAACACCGGAAATATTTTCTTATTTGCAGGAAGTGTTGGATAGTTCAAAAACCAAAGGACAATTTATACTTACGGGTTCAAATAACTTTTTGTTGCAGCAATCCATTTCACAATCTTTGGCTGGTCGTGTTGGGTATTTGCAATTACTGCCGTTTTCGCTTGCTGAATTAAAAAAAGGCAAGGTACTACCCTCATCAGATGACGAGCTGATGTTTAAGGGATTTTACCCCCCGGTATATGATCAAAAAATTCCGCCAGCTGATTGGTGCCCGAATTATATCAGAACGTATATTGAACGTGACGTACGCCAGATTAAAAATATTACAGATTTAATTGTTTTTGAAAAATTCATGCGTTTGCTGGCAGGCAGAAACGGTCAGGAACTCAATAGTACGGCCATGGCTACAGAAACAGGAGTTGATGTAAAAACTATTCAAACCTGGATTGGAATTCTGGAGAGCAGCTATATCATCTATCTACTAAAACCGCATTTCAAAAATTTCAATAAAACCATAGTCAAAAGACCGAAAATCTATTTTTACGACACATCAATAGTCTGCAATTTGCTGGGCATACAATCAGCACAGCAACTTGCTACGCATCCGTTGCGCGGTGCAATTTTTGAGTCTATGGTGATTACAGAAATGACAAAGAACCGCACCAATGCCGGCATGGCAGTAAATCTTTTTTACTGGAGAGATAAAACCGGATATGAAATTGATGTGATCATTGACAAAGCCGGAAAATTATTACCCGTAGAAATTAAATCAGGGCAAACCATGAATACAGAATTTCTCAAGAATCTAACCTATTGGAGAAAACTGAGTAAGGTCAACAAAGCGCAACTTCTTTATGCCGGAAAAGAAAATCAAAAACGATCAGACGGAACCTCCATTCTGAATTGGAGAGAGGTGATGAAAGAGGAGATTTAA
- a CDS encoding OmpA family protein, which translates to MRFQLIAFWFFCSCSAIAQDTLFFYFDINSSIISDHDQSGLRNLATQYDAASVDSVLFVGYADSIGNMRSNLRLSERRAEHTYKMCRNFLTDEIPYRILAKGENVRPENWQSRRVEMIIYHEPTLVNEEEKEEIKEADPRCFKVDFEALEYCHIREIKKGKQKYVQIEAINIPLFKERKHYYVIAGASGKVTVQRLNWKLKSTGRSWWKEERLVATMPKSSFDKFQFFTLQDAPCSGCSETIFTKDTIIRVIPQYYPDVFLMENMQVNIGLFGRKIKLRVPKEYVNLDENYFLGTDPTGSVINYPIEWTDKNGRKKEDYYFSTIRTPLLLPFYIKKMGYTTICLNDYSYMNYRTPPFFCGFKGVGGLSLATSLQAGAFYHNDSLTSYLTAGFYFKGLNLSAGINQHAGLYSSLVYNRSFLSIPYSALSFKNHWRSLSEMPKKYKFIHLYAGADVRTSFNKKYQSFLETNIHLGTNLLNSYFRKADIAFFIQGGYAYDFLRVINKKPYPYVELGLRFDFIWF; encoded by the coding sequence ATGAGATTTCAATTAATTGCGTTTTGGTTTTTTTGTTCATGTAGTGCAATTGCGCAGGATACGCTATTTTTTTATTTTGACATCAATAGTTCTATTATTTCTGATCATGATCAGTCGGGTTTAAGAAATCTTGCAACCCAATATGATGCAGCATCCGTTGATTCAGTATTATTTGTGGGTTATGCAGATTCAATAGGAAATATGAGATCAAATCTCAGGTTATCTGAACGCCGTGCGGAACATACCTACAAAATGTGCAGGAATTTTTTGACGGATGAAATACCCTATCGGATATTAGCAAAGGGTGAAAACGTTAGACCTGAAAACTGGCAAAGCAGAAGAGTTGAAATGATCATTTATCATGAGCCTACTTTGGTGAATGAGGAGGAGAAAGAAGAAATAAAAGAGGCAGATCCACGATGTTTTAAAGTAGATTTTGAGGCACTTGAATATTGCCATATCCGTGAAATAAAAAAAGGGAAGCAGAAATATGTTCAAATTGAAGCTATAAACATTCCGCTTTTCAAAGAGAGAAAACATTACTATGTGATTGCAGGTGCTTCAGGTAAAGTTACCGTACAAAGATTGAACTGGAAATTAAAATCTACCGGTCGCTCTTGGTGGAAAGAAGAACGCTTGGTTGCAACCATGCCAAAAAGTAGTTTTGACAAATTCCAATTTTTCACACTGCAGGATGCACCATGCTCAGGTTGTTCAGAAACAATATTTACAAAGGATACTATAATCCGTGTTATTCCGCAATATTATCCGGATGTTTTTTTAATGGAGAACATGCAAGTGAATATCGGTTTGTTCGGCAGAAAGATCAAATTGCGTGTGCCTAAAGAATACGTGAATTTAGATGAAAATTATTTTTTAGGTACTGATCCAACTGGTTCGGTTATAAATTATCCAATTGAATGGACAGATAAAAACGGGAGAAAAAAAGAAGACTACTATTTTTCAACCATCAGAACACCTCTATTGCTCCCCTTTTACATTAAAAAAATGGGCTATACCACAATCTGTCTAAATGATTACAGTTATATGAATTATCGCACCCCCCCTTTTTTTTGTGGGTTTAAAGGAGTGGGCGGACTTTCATTAGCAACATCTCTTCAGGCCGGCGCATTCTATCACAATGATTCGCTGACATCCTATCTTACTGCAGGTTTTTATTTTAAAGGATTGAATTTGAGTGCCGGCATAAATCAGCACGCAGGATTATATAGTTCTCTTGTTTACAACCGATCTTTTTTATCAATACCATACAGTGCACTTAGTTTTAAAAACCATTGGAGAAGTTTGAGTGAGATGCCAAAGAAATACAAATTCATTCATTTGTATGCCGGAGCTGATGTCAGAACCAGTTTCAATAAAAAATATCAATCATTTCTTGAAACTAATATTCATCTTGGTACAAATTTGCTCAACTCGTATTTCAGAAAAGCAGATATTGCTTTTTTTATTCAAGGCGGATACGCGTATGATTTTCTCAGAGTAATCAATAAAAAACCATACCCTTATGTTGAACTGGGCTTACGATTTGATTTTATTTGGTTTTGA
- a CDS encoding T9SS type A sorting domain-containing protein, with product MKKILHLISTVFVSCCCQVLLAQDQPSVHQQQLEYYNAQGQTTEWYEQNVNTEIHTTSQTKIGCTPNKIVYGWHPYWVGAAYNNYDWSLLTHFSFFSYEVDPATGDPLTTHGWATSTAVDAALANGVKVTLCVTLFGSSDLATFLTNATAKQNLIDNLINLVQSRGAHGVNIDFEGLPASQTTNFANFMVDLSNQMHSAIPGSHVSTVLYAVDWSDVFDFSIMEPEVDHYICMGYAYYYQGSSSTGPCDPLYHFGSSYNYTLSKTITDYIDDGCPPEKFVMGLPYYGYEWPTSSLSIPSSTTGSGTARTYEYVMDNASGNYSAGNYSWDQDSYTDIFAFNSGGNKQCFISLEDAFRKRLQHMNTAGIGGIGIWALGYDDGYSELWNAISDFMTECYTDSCSGMIHDFGGPYKNYYNNEDYTWTIAPPNATSIDISFSSFSVENNYDYLYIYDGPSTASPLIGVYTGTSSPGSFSTSGGSVTFRFTSDVSTVSSGFLASYSCVTDANPPLSSVNTTGIWQTADFTANFTDTDDIGIADQFYCVSDFDGTAWRSNTDFGFFTDEFEGTTIHPEWTSQTGTWINNNEALQHNDESINNSNIYADLLQDDQHVYLYHWQGQINGTGTNRRSGLHFFCSDPTLDQRGDSYMVFWRADQNKCQIYKSTGNSIVLMTDDDAIVDPNITYDFKIYFNPSTGEIKAYLDDVLVSSWIDPSPFTSGNSISPRTGNSLGTFDNLTVYKSRGNAETISIGSSADEVRYQNQNPLTPSARVTSLSMDGADNFSLFDSTLINIDWTAPDNILTVHDGNAGDEDFFNTATEISANYAASTDTHSDIATYWYSIGTSAGSTDIYAWTNNALNTSFTQSGLSLIVGQMYYVNIKAENGAGLESAVTSSDGQELQSGTIPPVSDFTAPASVVVCNGESVLFTNLSTNADSFFWEFENGSPATSTDINPQISYTSSGSFEVILHAIAGSDTSTTSQFITINVAQAPLAEFLSNSPVAWPNSAVFFTNNSTNADQYFWDFGDGSTSTDTNPWHDYTTTGNWLVMLVAENSLCPNDTMYLNVSVIDYTTISENENALTIYPNPFHDKIYLSGLSSQNTIQINLLSATGELVFSNQIFLPQSTSEIPLDESIANGVYTLLIQDGERVYRYLVVRN from the coding sequence ATGAAAAAAATACTGCACTTAATTTCTACCGTTTTTGTATCATGCTGCTGTCAAGTTTTACTTGCGCAAGATCAGCCATCCGTTCATCAGCAACAATTGGAATATTACAACGCACAAGGTCAAACAACCGAGTGGTATGAACAAAATGTAAATACTGAAATTCACACAACGAGTCAAACAAAAATTGGATGTACGCCTAACAAAATTGTGTATGGTTGGCATCCATACTGGGTGGGTGCAGCGTACAATAATTACGATTGGTCATTGCTCACACATTTTTCATTTTTTTCTTATGAAGTAGATCCTGCAACGGGTGATCCGCTAACTACACATGGCTGGGCGACTTCAACAGCTGTTGATGCTGCGCTGGCTAATGGAGTGAAAGTAACTTTATGCGTAACGCTTTTTGGCAGTTCTGATCTCGCAACTTTTCTCACCAATGCAACTGCAAAACAAAATCTGATTGATAATCTGATTAATCTTGTTCAGTCTCGCGGGGCGCATGGAGTGAATATTGACTTTGAAGGATTGCCCGCATCTCAAACTACCAACTTTGCCAATTTTATGGTTGACCTCAGCAATCAAATGCATAGCGCCATTCCGGGGTCACATGTGAGCACCGTTTTGTATGCCGTTGACTGGAGTGATGTTTTTGATTTCTCTATCATGGAACCTGAAGTTGATCATTACATTTGCATGGGCTATGCATATTATTATCAAGGCAGCAGCAGCACCGGTCCGTGTGATCCACTTTACCATTTTGGTTCAAGTTATAATTACACGCTTTCAAAAACAATTACTGATTATATTGATGACGGATGTCCGCCTGAAAAATTTGTCATGGGTCTGCCTTATTACGGATATGAATGGCCAACAAGTAGTCTGAGTATTCCATCATCAACAACAGGAAGCGGAACCGCGCGCACGTATGAATATGTGATGGACAACGCTTCAGGAAACTATTCTGCAGGAAATTACAGCTGGGATCAAGATAGCTATACCGATATTTTTGCATTCAATAGCGGAGGTAATAAACAGTGCTTTATTTCTTTGGAAGATGCATTCAGAAAAAGATTACAACACATGAACACAGCAGGCATCGGAGGCATTGGTATCTGGGCGCTTGGTTATGATGACGGTTATTCAGAATTGTGGAATGCCATCAGCGATTTTATGACGGAATGTTATACCGATTCTTGCAGCGGAATGATTCATGATTTTGGTGGCCCTTATAAAAATTATTATAACAATGAAGATTATACATGGACCATTGCTCCACCCAATGCAACAAGTATTGATATTTCATTTTCGTCATTTAGCGTGGAAAATAATTATGATTATCTGTACATCTATGATGGCCCATCTACCGCATCTCCGTTGATTGGAGTGTATACCGGCACAAGCTCACCGGGCAGTTTTAGTACAAGTGGCGGGTCTGTAACTTTTCGGTTTACATCGGATGTGTCCACGGTTTCATCCGGATTTTTAGCAAGCTATTCTTGCGTGACGGATGCAAATCCTCCGCTGAGTTCAGTTAATACAACCGGTATTTGGCAAACTGCTGATTTCACCGCAAATTTTACAGATACAGATGATATTGGAATTGCTGATCAGTTTTATTGTGTATCTGATTTTGATGGAACAGCATGGAGATCTAATACTGATTTTGGTTTTTTTACGGATGAATTTGAAGGAACCACCATTCACCCCGAATGGACTTCACAAACTGGCACATGGATCAATAACAACGAGGCTCTTCAGCACAACGATGAATCAATAAACAACTCAAATATTTACGCTGACCTTTTACAAGATGATCAACATGTTTATCTCTATCATTGGCAAGGTCAAATTAATGGCACAGGCACAAACAGAAGATCCGGTCTCCACTTTTTTTGCAGTGATCCAACACTTGATCAACGTGGTGATTCATACATGGTGTTCTGGCGGGCTGATCAAAATAAATGTCAGATTTATAAATCAACCGGAAATTCTATTGTACTCATGACCGATGATGATGCTATTGTTGATCCGAATATTACCTATGATTTTAAAATTTATTTCAATCCCTCAACCGGAGAAATTAAGGCATATTTAGATGATGTATTGGTATCATCATGGATTGATCCCTCGCCTTTCACTTCGGGGAATTCCATTTCACCACGCACCGGAAATTCATTGGGCACTTTTGACAATCTAACAGTATATAAGAGCAGAGGAAATGCAGAAACCATTTCTATTGGTTCAAGCGCTGATGAAGTGCGATATCAAAATCAAAATCCATTAACACCTTCAGCACGTGTCACAAGTTTGAGCATGGACGGTGCAGATAATTTTTCACTCTTTGACAGCACCCTCATCAACATTGACTGGACCGCCCCTGACAATATTCTAACCGTTCATGATGGTAATGCCGGTGATGAAGATTTCTTCAATACAGCTACAGAAATTTCTGCTAATTATGCTGCTTCAACAGATACGCATTCAGATATAGCGACGTATTGGTATTCTATTGGAACCAGCGCCGGTTCAACGGATATTTATGCATGGACAAACAACGCCTTAAATACTTCGTTCACACAAAGCGGACTCTCATTAATAGTTGGTCAAATGTATTATGTGAATATCAAAGCAGAAAATGGAGCCGGACTTGAATCAGCCGTAACTAGTTCAGATGGACAAGAATTACAATCAGGCACCATTCCGCCGGTTTCTGATTTCACTGCACCTGCAAGCGTTGTTGTTTGCAACGGAGAATCAGTTTTATTTACCAATTTGTCAACCAACGCTGATTCATTTTTCTGGGAATTTGAAAACGGGAGTCCTGCAACAAGTACTGATATTAATCCTCAAATTTCGTACACCAGTTCAGGATCGTTTGAAGTTATTTTGCATGCCATTGCCGGCTCAGACACCAGCACAACATCTCAGTTTATCACCATCAATGTTGCACAGGCTCCGCTTGCTGAATTTTTAAGTAATTCACCGGTGGCATGGCCAAATTCAGCGGTGTTTTTTACAAACAATTCAACCAATGCTGATCAATATTTTTGGGATTTTGGAGATGGATCCACTTCAACCGATACCAATCCATGGCATGATTATACCACCACAGGAAACTGGCTGGTTATGCTGGTTGCAGAAAATAGTCTCTGCCCAAATGACACCATGTATCTCAATGTTTCGGTAATTGATTATACCACCATTTCTGAAAATGAAAATGCTTTGACCATTTATCCAAATCCGTTCCATGATAAAATATATCTCAGTGGATTATCATCTCAAAATACCATTCAGATAAATCTACTAAGCGCAACCGGAGAATTAGTTTTCAGCAATCAAATTTTTTTACCGCAAAGTACATCAGAAATTCCGCTGGATGAAAGCATTGCTAACGGAGTTTATACCTTGCTTATTCAAGATGGGGAGAGGGTTTATCGGTATTTGGTGGTGAGGAATTAA